Genomic DNA from Peribacillus simplex:
CGGTTTTTACGAAGGATGGCCGCTAACTTCTCCATGTCCTGGAACATTGGCACCAACGCTTCATAGCGTTCGAGCTGTTCTTCATCTTTATCCACAAGGATTTTGTTCACATTGCCATATGTCATACGTTCCGTCGTCTTAATGACACTTTCAAAAATCTCATGATTGACGACTTTGCCATCTGGCGTGATTTCCATTTCACAAGATAGTGTAAAACGATCGACTTGCGGGTTCAAGGAACAAATGCCATTCGATAAACGATGCGGGATCATTGGAATGACCCTGTCCACCAAATATACGCTCGTCCCTCTTTCCAAAGCTTCCTTATCGATTGGAGATCCTTCCTTCACATAATGGCTGACATCAGCAATATGAACACCCAGCTTGTAATTGCCATTTTCAAGTTTAGAAACAGTGACGGCATCATCCAGGTCCTTTGCATCCGCTCCATCAATCGTGACCAAAACATCATTGCGCAAATCCCTGCGGCTGCCAATTTCACTTTCTTGAATGGTATCCGAAACGGCATTGGCTTGCTCCATTACGTCTTCCGGGAACTCCATCGGCAAACCATATTTATGGATCACGGAAAGAATATCCACACCAGGGTCATTTTTATGCCCCAGAATCTCAATGACTTCGCCTTCAGCACTTATGCGACCTTCAGGATAGGAAGTGAGCTTGACGACAACCTTATGGCCCTCTACCGCTCCATGTGAAGCGTGCTGTGGAATGAAGATATCGCTTGCGATCTTTTTATCATCAGGAATGACGAAACCAAAACTTTTGCTTTCGGAGTATGTACCGACCACCTGTGTAATTCCGCGTTCAAGTATTCTGATGACCGTGCCTTCTTGCCTTGAGCCCGATGTTTCCGAAGATACTCGTACCATGACGACATCTCCATGCATCGCTGTGCCCGTTTCATTTGGCGGAATGAAAATATCATCCATTCCCGGGTTATCGTCAGGTGTCACAAAAGCGAATCCCTTTGCATGTCCCGTTAATTTACCGCGGAACAAATTCATTTTTTGCGGCAGGCCGTAACGATTGCTCCTCGTTCTGACCACCAATCCCTTTTCTTCCATCTTCACTAAAGCCTTAACGAAATTCTTGAAATCTGCCGAGTCTTCGATTTTCAAAGCCTCTTCCAGTTCTTGTACCGTTAATGGCTTATACGCTTCATCCGTCATATATGTCAGAAGCTTATTAATATGTTCTTGAATGTTATCTTCCATGAAAACCCTCCTATTCAGGGTATAATAAATTTGTTATTCGGACCAATCCAGACTTTCTAAAAATTCCAATACATCTTCATGCAACTGGTCTTTTTCTTTATCAAGAGTTATGACATGGCCGGATTCTTCATACCACTTGATTCGTTT
This window encodes:
- the rnr gene encoding ribonuclease R; protein product: MEDNIQEHINKLLTYMTDEAYKPLTVQELEEALKIEDSADFKNFVKALVKMEEKGLVVRTRSNRYGLPQKMNLFRGKLTGHAKGFAFVTPDDNPGMDDIFIPPNETGTAMHGDVVMVRVSSETSGSRQEGTVIRILERGITQVVGTYSESKSFGFVIPDDKKIASDIFIPQHASHGAVEGHKVVVKLTSYPEGRISAEGEVIEILGHKNDPGVDILSVIHKYGLPMEFPEDVMEQANAVSDTIQESEIGSRRDLRNDVLVTIDGADAKDLDDAVTVSKLENGNYKLGVHIADVSHYVKEGSPIDKEALERGTSVYLVDRVIPMIPHRLSNGICSLNPQVDRFTLSCEMEITPDGKVVNHEIFESVIKTTERMTYGNVNKILVDKDEEQLERYEALVPMFQDMEKLAAILRKNRMNRGAIDFDFNEARVIVDEEGHPTDVVLRERSVAEKLIEEFMLAANETVAEHFHRLDVPFIYRIHEDPKPEKLQRFFEFITNFGYIVRGSANDVHPKALQEIIEAVAGKPEETVISTVMLRSMQQAKYDPESLGHFGLSAEFYTHFTSPIRRYPDLIVHRLIRTYLVEGKMDEATKEKWNANLPEIADHTSKRERRSVDAERETDDLKKAEYMLDKIGEEYTGIIGSVTNFGMFVELPNTIEGLVHVSFMTDDYYRFDERQLAMIGERTGNVFRIGDEIDVRVSNVNKEERAIDFEIIGMKVSRPRPSGEKKIFKANSGERKRGRGGNGGRKEGNGGGRNGDSPSSGKKPKKKKKFFENAPAAKRKRKPKKR